A single Pseudomonas putida DNA region contains:
- a CDS encoding response regulator transcription factor, whose product MIRVLVAEDHTIVREGIKQLIGLAKDMQVAGEAGNGEQLLETLRHTPCEVVLLDISMPGVSGLEAIPRIRALHDAPAILMLSMHDEAQMAARALKAGAAGYATKDSDPALLLTAIRRVASGGRYIDPALADRMVFEVGLTETRPLHTLLSEREFSVFERLAQGANVNDIAQQLALSSKTISTHKARLMQKLKVNSLAELVKYAMEHKLV is encoded by the coding sequence GTGATTCGAGTGCTGGTGGCCGAAGACCACACCATTGTCCGGGAAGGCATCAAACAGCTGATTGGCCTGGCCAAGGACATGCAGGTGGCAGGGGAGGCCGGAAATGGCGAGCAGTTGCTCGAGACGTTGCGCCACACACCCTGCGAGGTGGTGTTGCTGGATATCTCCATGCCGGGGGTGAGCGGCCTGGAGGCGATCCCGCGTATTCGTGCGCTGCACGATGCCCCGGCGATCCTGATGCTGTCGATGCACGACGAGGCGCAGATGGCTGCCCGTGCGCTGAAGGCCGGCGCCGCCGGTTATGCGACCAAGGACAGCGACCCGGCCCTGCTGCTGACGGCCATTCGCCGGGTCGCGAGCGGTGGGCGTTACATCGACCCGGCGCTGGCGGACCGGATGGTCTTCGAGGTAGGCCTGACCGAAACCCGGCCGCTGCATACGTTGCTCTCCGAGCGTGAATTCTCGGTGTTCGAGCGCCTGGCCCAAGGGGCCAATGTCAACGACATCGCCCAGCAACTGGCGCTGTCGAGCAAGACCATCAGCACCCACAAGGCCAGGCTGATGCAGAAGCTCAAGGTCAATTCGCTGGCGGAGCTGGTGAAGTACGCCATGGAGCACAAGCTGGTCTGA
- a CDS encoding aminoglycoside phosphotransferase family protein produces MPEHDVRLQQLTVWLHEQLDQLFRENAWGEVPEGSLTAASSDASFRRYFRWQGAGHSFVIMDAPPPQENCRPFVAIDHLLAGAGVHVPQIHAQDLERGFLLLGDLGHQTYLDIINGDNADALFADAIDALLAFQRLPMDAPLPSYDDALLRREVELFPEWYVGRELGLVFSDAQKASWQRISQLLIDSALAQPKVLVHRDYMPRNLMQSTPNPGVLDFQDAVYGPVTYDITCLFKDAFLSWPQAQVEGWLRRYWDQARAAGIAVQPVFDDFQRASDLMGVQRHLKVIGIFARICHRDGKPRYLADVPRFFAYIDEVVSRRPELAELGQLIADLQAGARA; encoded by the coding sequence ATGCCTGAACACGATGTACGCCTGCAACAACTGACTGTCTGGCTCCATGAGCAGCTCGATCAACTTTTCCGCGAAAACGCCTGGGGCGAGGTGCCCGAGGGCAGCCTGACCGCCGCCAGCAGCGATGCCAGCTTCCGCCGTTACTTCCGCTGGCAGGGTGCAGGCCACAGTTTCGTGATCATGGACGCGCCGCCGCCTCAGGAAAACTGCCGACCATTCGTCGCCATCGACCATCTGCTGGCCGGTGCCGGCGTGCATGTGCCGCAGATCCATGCGCAGGACCTGGAGCGCGGTTTTCTGTTGCTGGGTGACCTGGGTCACCAGACATACCTTGACATCATTAATGGCGACAACGCCGATGCATTGTTCGCCGATGCGATAGACGCGCTGCTGGCCTTCCAGCGCCTGCCGATGGATGCGCCACTGCCCAGCTACGATGACGCCTTGCTGCGCCGTGAAGTCGAGCTGTTCCCGGAATGGTACGTAGGTCGTGAGCTCGGCCTGGTCTTCAGCGATGCGCAGAAGGCCAGCTGGCAACGTATCAGCCAGTTGCTGATCGACAGCGCCCTGGCCCAGCCCAAAGTGCTGGTGCACCGTGACTACATGCCGCGCAACCTGATGCAGAGCACGCCCAACCCAGGCGTGCTGGACTTCCAGGACGCGGTTTACGGCCCGGTTACCTACGACATCACTTGCCTGTTCAAGGACGCTTTCCTCAGTTGGCCGCAAGCCCAGGTCGAAGGCTGGCTGCGCCGCTACTGGGACCAGGCGCGCGCCGCGGGCATTGCGGTGCAGCCGGTGTTCGACGACTTCCAGCGTGCCAGTGACCTGATGGGCGTGCAGCGCCACCTCAAGGTGATCGGTATTTTCGCGCGAATTTGCCACCGTGATGGAAAACCGCGTTATCTGGCCGACGTCCCGCGATTCTTCGCCTATATAGATGAAGTGGTCAGCCGTCGCCCGGAGCTTGCCGAACTGGGCCAGCTGATCGCCGATTTGCAAGCCGGAGCGCGTGCATGA
- a CDS encoding LPS-assembly protein LptD, which yields MALKSPAFRRKFPLLVTGGLLAMQPLATSYVVAAEQFDCQVSASGGWDCKPKTPVNNLPPRPVHEGAALTSGTEAEPAEAESADKPMLVTEAKGRGLKSRSEDYSHLDWVPREKLTAAQLAETGPYCGGAYIEPTRPGMADSTPKDESPTYINAKVSKYQQEQQIATLAGDVVMRQGSMQAEADEANLYQAENRGELKGNVKIRDNGSLVVGDEAQIQLDTGEAQVDNAEYVMHKSHIRGNALYAKRGENAIIRLKDGTYTTCEPGSNAWQLKGNNITLNPATGFGTATNVTLRVKDFPVLYTPYIYFPIDDRRQSGFLPPSFSSTSDTGFMLVTPYYFNLAPNYDATLYPRYMTKRGMLMEGEFRYLTKSSEGQFGGAYLNDEDDDRKLQTDYKKERWMVNWQHKGGLDERLLTEVDYTDISDPFYFQDLETDQIGVKSQDVVNQQGALTWRGDTYTARLNAQAYEMATLSQITPYDKLPQITFKGTLPFQPGGLNFGYETEAVRFDRDLKNDFVTDKDGNPDLSAGAAGRRLDENVFGVARANGTRLNVAPSISLPMNASYGYITPKLKYMYTHYDLDLDGKGKSDVANSSDATRDLFGDFKSNQNRDIPILSVDSGLYFDRNTSLFGTNYRQTLEPRLYYLYVPYKDQTDIPLFDSGETLFSYDSLFRDNRFSGSDRIGDENKLSLGVTTRWIEDNGFERQNFSIGQAYYFKDRKVQLPGIDYRTRKDSQSDVSPYALLYNYYFNRDWRFNSDFNWDPDSRSTRSGSAMFHYQPEDNPNKVVNFGYRYRNDTIAYDSTTGTWKVGGGDYGTPGTDNFIKDYYKIQQHDFSVIWPIVPQWSVIARWQHDYNRNRTLEAMGGFEYDNCCWKLRLINRYWVDSDDFSQATPQNEKGDHGIFLQVVLKGLGGVVGNKVESFLDQGIQGYRTREEQAY from the coding sequence ATGGCATTGAAATCCCCCGCATTTCGTAGAAAGTTTCCGTTGCTGGTAACCGGCGGTCTGCTGGCCATGCAACCTCTGGCCACCTCTTATGTGGTGGCAGCCGAGCAGTTCGACTGCCAAGTGTCCGCCTCCGGTGGTTGGGACTGCAAGCCCAAGACCCCAGTCAACAACCTGCCTCCGCGCCCGGTGCATGAAGGTGCCGCGCTCACTTCCGGCACTGAAGCCGAGCCGGCCGAGGCCGAAAGTGCAGACAAGCCCATGCTGGTCACCGAGGCCAAGGGCCGCGGCCTGAAGTCGCGCAGCGAAGACTACAGCCACCTTGACTGGGTTCCACGCGAAAAGCTCACTGCAGCGCAGCTGGCTGAAACCGGCCCGTACTGCGGTGGCGCGTACATCGAGCCCACTCGCCCAGGCATGGCCGACTCCACCCCCAAGGATGAGTCGCCGACCTACATCAACGCCAAGGTATCCAAATACCAGCAGGAGCAGCAGATCGCTACCCTCGCCGGTGACGTGGTGATGCGCCAGGGCAGCATGCAGGCCGAAGCCGACGAGGCCAACCTGTACCAGGCCGAGAACCGTGGCGAGCTCAAGGGCAACGTCAAGATTCGCGACAATGGCTCGCTGGTGGTCGGTGACGAGGCCCAGATCCAGCTCGACACCGGCGAAGCCCAGGTCGACAACGCCGAATACGTGATGCACAAGTCGCACATTCGCGGCAACGCCCTGTACGCCAAGCGTGGCGAAAACGCCATCATCCGTCTCAAGGACGGTACGTACACCACCTGCGAACCGGGCAGCAACGCCTGGCAGCTGAAGGGCAACAACATCACCCTGAACCCGGCAACCGGTTTCGGTACCGCGACCAACGTCACCCTGCGGGTCAAAGATTTCCCGGTGCTCTACACACCGTACATCTACTTCCCGATCGACGACCGTCGCCAGTCCGGCTTCCTGCCGCCGTCGTTCAGCAGCACCAGCGATACCGGCTTCATGCTGGTCACGCCTTACTACTTCAACCTGGCGCCGAACTACGATGCCACGTTGTACCCGCGCTACATGACCAAGCGCGGCATGCTGATGGAAGGCGAGTTCCGCTACCTGACCAAGTCCAGCGAAGGTCAGTTCGGTGGCGCGTACCTCAACGACGAGGACGACGACCGCAAGCTGCAGACGGACTACAAGAAAGAACGCTGGATGGTCAACTGGCAGCACAAAGGTGGCCTGGACGAGCGCCTGCTGACTGAAGTCGACTACACCGACATCAGCGATCCGTTCTACTTCCAGGACCTGGAAACCGACCAGATCGGCGTAAAGAGCCAGGACGTGGTCAATCAGCAAGGTGCCCTGACCTGGCGTGGCGACACCTACACCGCTCGCTTGAATGCACAAGCGTACGAGATGGCGACCTTGTCGCAAATCACCCCGTACGACAAGCTGCCGCAGATCACCTTCAAAGGTACATTGCCATTCCAGCCAGGCGGCTTGAACTTTGGCTATGAGACCGAGGCTGTACGCTTTGATCGTGACCTGAAGAACGACTTCGTCACTGATAAAGATGGCAATCCGGACCTCAGCGCAGGTGCCGCTGGCCGTCGACTCGATGAGAACGTCTTCGGCGTCGCCCGTGCCAACGGTACCCGCCTGAACGTCGCGCCGTCGATCAGCTTGCCGATGAACGCCAGCTACGGCTACATCACGCCGAAGCTGAAGTACATGTACACCCATTACGATCTGGATCTGGATGGCAAGGGCAAAAGTGACGTTGCCAACAGCAGCGACGCCACCCGTGATCTGTTTGGCGACTTCAAGAGCAACCAGAATCGCGACATCCCGATCCTCAGCGTGGACAGCGGCCTGTACTTCGACCGCAATACTTCGCTGTTCGGAACCAATTACCGCCAGACCCTCGAACCGCGACTCTACTACCTCTATGTCCCGTACAAGGACCAGACGGATATCCCTCTGTTCGACTCAGGTGAAACGCTGTTCAGCTATGACTCCCTGTTCCGTGACAACCGTTTCAGCGGTAGCGACCGCATCGGCGACGAGAACAAGCTGTCGCTGGGTGTGACTACCCGTTGGATCGAAGATAATGGCTTCGAACGCCAGAACTTCAGCATCGGTCAGGCTTACTACTTCAAGGACCGCAAGGTCCAGCTGCCAGGCATCGACTACCGTACCCGCAAGGACTCGCAGTCGGATGTATCGCCATACGCGTTGCTGTACAACTACTACTTCAACCGCGACTGGCGCTTCAATTCGGACTTCAACTGGGACCCGGACAGCCGCAGCACCCGCTCGGGCAGCGCGATGTTCCATTACCAGCCTGAAGACAACCCGAACAAGGTGGTCAACTTCGGCTATCGCTACCGCAACGACACCATTGCCTATGACTCCACCACCGGTACCTGGAAAGTGGGCGGCGGCGACTATGGCACACCTGGCACCGACAATTTCATCAAGGATTACTACAAGATCCAGCAGCACGACTTCTCGGTCATCTGGCCGATCGTGCCGCAATGGAGCGTAATTGCCCGCTGGCAGCATGACTACAACCGCAACCGTACCCTGGAAGCCATGGGCGGCTTCGAGTACGACAACTGCTGCTGGAAGCTGCGCCTGATCAACCGTTACTGGGTCGACAGCGACGACTTCAGCCAGGCAACACCGCAAAACGAAAAAGGTGACCACGGCATCTTCCTGCAGGTCGTGCTGAAAGGCCTAGGTGGTGTAGTGGGCAATAAAGTCGAATCGTTCCTCGACCAAGGCATTCAAGGCTATCGTACTCGTGAAGAACAAGCTTATTGA
- a CDS encoding alpha/beta hydrolase family protein, translating to MSTLYRTTLAMCCLASLLPLGALAADATKPEATAEAPAAPAPRPPLLERSQEDAQALERLAPKAEQQTLQAGADSFLALWKPANDSDPQGAVIIVPGAGENADWPNVVGPLRRKFPDIGWHSLSVSLPDLLADAPQARVEAKPAAEPEKKAGETAPSKDTPADANANVAQATAADADTAESTDAEQADEQNDVADAERIFARLDAAVAYAQQHSSRSIVLIGHGSGAYWAARYLSEKQPPQVQKLVMVAAQTPARVEHDLESLTPTLKVPTADLYYATRTGDRNAAAQRLQASKRQKDSQYKQLSLIAMPANKDGEQEQLFRRVRGWMNPQQ from the coding sequence ATGTCCACACTTTATCGCACGACGCTGGCAATGTGCTGCCTGGCCTCGCTCTTACCACTCGGCGCCCTGGCCGCTGACGCCACAAAACCGGAGGCGACGGCCGAAGCGCCCGCCGCTCCGGCGCCACGCCCGCCCCTGCTGGAGCGCAGCCAGGAAGATGCGCAAGCCCTGGAACGCCTGGCACCGAAGGCCGAACAACAGACCCTGCAGGCCGGAGCGGACAGCTTCCTGGCCTTGTGGAAGCCGGCCAACGACAGTGATCCGCAGGGTGCCGTGATCATCGTCCCTGGCGCTGGCGAAAACGCCGACTGGCCCAATGTGGTCGGCCCGCTGCGGCGCAAGTTCCCGGATATCGGCTGGCACAGCCTGAGCGTGAGCCTGCCCGACCTGCTCGCCGACGCCCCCCAGGCACGGGTCGAGGCCAAGCCAGCGGCAGAGCCCGAGAAGAAAGCGGGCGAAACAGCTCCATCCAAGGACACCCCCGCCGACGCCAACGCCAACGTCGCCCAAGCCACCGCCGCCGACGCCGACACCGCGGAAAGCACCGACGCCGAGCAAGCCGACGAGCAGAACGACGTGGCCGACGCCGAACGCATCTTCGCTCGCCTGGATGCCGCCGTGGCCTATGCCCAGCAGCACAGCTCACGCAGCATCGTGTTGATCGGCCACGGCAGCGGCGCCTATTGGGCCGCGCGCTACCTGAGCGAGAAGCAACCGCCACAGGTGCAGAAGCTGGTGATGGTTGCCGCTCAGACGCCGGCCCGGGTCGAGCATGACCTGGAAAGCCTGACGCCAACCCTGAAGGTGCCAACGGCCGACCTTTACTACGCCACGCGTACCGGCGACCGCAATGCTGCAGCGCAGCGCCTGCAGGCCAGCAAGCGGCAGAAGGACAGCCAGTACAAGCAGCTGTCGCTGATTGCCATGCCGGCCAACAAGGACGGTGAGCAGGAGCAGCTGTTCCGCAGGGTTCGGGGCTGGATGAACCCGCAACAGTAA
- a CDS encoding TerB family tellurite resistance protein, producing MWWPGTVIGLGAGFAVASIPGALLGALLGQAMDRRIRLQGWEDMRERLGGRPALPDDELLFVLLGRLAKSDGRVAEQHIQQARQEMVRLDMTEAARLRAIAAFNRGKAGKERLAGHLRRIRLQPHAAEGTLRACWRMAWADGKAGRHERELLLEWGHKLGLSRRQVQAMSLEYEPRKAPVSGAVMNYASALRLLGVEADTEGDQVKQAYRRLVSKHHPDKLAGSGASEAQVREATERTRELHQAYAIVRKRRGF from the coding sequence ATGTGGTGGCCAGGCACGGTAATCGGGTTGGGCGCAGGCTTTGCGGTCGCCAGTATTCCCGGCGCGTTGCTCGGTGCCTTGCTGGGCCAGGCGATGGACCGACGCATCCGCCTTCAGGGTTGGGAAGACATGCGCGAGCGCTTGGGGGGGCGCCCGGCCCTGCCAGACGATGAGTTGCTGTTCGTGCTGCTCGGGCGGCTGGCCAAGAGCGATGGCCGTGTGGCCGAGCAGCACATCCAGCAGGCGCGCCAGGAAATGGTCCGCCTGGACATGACCGAGGCCGCGCGTTTGCGGGCAATTGCCGCGTTCAACCGGGGCAAGGCCGGCAAGGAGCGGTTGGCCGGCCACCTGCGCCGCATCCGGCTGCAGCCGCATGCCGCCGAAGGCACCTTGCGTGCTTGCTGGCGCATGGCCTGGGCCGATGGCAAAGCCGGGCGGCACGAGCGCGAACTGCTGCTGGAATGGGGGCACAAGCTTGGCCTCAGCCGGCGTCAGGTGCAGGCGATGTCGCTGGAGTATGAGCCGCGCAAGGCACCGGTGTCGGGCGCAGTGATGAACTATGCGTCAGCCCTGCGCTTGCTGGGCGTCGAGGCCGACACTGAGGGCGATCAGGTCAAGCAGGCTTACCGGCGCCTGGTCAGCAAGCATCACCCGGACAAGCTGGCGGGCAGCGGGGCAAGCGAGGCGCAAGTGCGCGAGGCGACCGAGCGGACTCGCGAACTGCACCAGGCCTACGCCATCGTTCGCAAGCGGCGCGGGTTCTAA
- the murU gene encoding N-acetylmuramate alpha-1-phosphate uridylyltransferase MurU, which translates to MKAMILAAGKGERMRPLTLHTPKPLVPVAGQPLIEYHLRALAAAGFTEVVINHAWLGQQIEDHLGDGSRFGLHIRYSAEGEPLETGGGIFKALPLLGNEPFALINGDVWTDYDLARLRAPLHGLAHLVLVDNPGHHGRGDFRLDGERVVDGDEAPGTLTFSGLSVLHPALFDGCQAGAFKLAPLLRQAMASGQVSGEHYCGHWVDVGTLERLAEAERLIGERA; encoded by the coding sequence ATGAAGGCGATGATTCTTGCAGCAGGCAAAGGCGAGCGCATGCGCCCGCTGACCCTGCATACCCCAAAACCGCTGGTACCAGTCGCGGGTCAGCCACTGATCGAGTATCACCTGCGCGCGCTGGCGGCGGCCGGGTTTACCGAGGTGGTGATCAACCACGCCTGGCTTGGCCAGCAGATCGAAGACCATCTTGGCGATGGCAGCCGGTTCGGCTTGCACATCCGCTACTCGGCCGAAGGTGAGCCGCTGGAAACCGGCGGCGGAATCTTCAAGGCCTTGCCATTGCTGGGGAACGAGCCATTCGCCCTGATCAATGGCGATGTCTGGACCGACTATGACCTTGCCCGCTTGCGCGCGCCGCTGCACGGGCTGGCGCATCTGGTTCTGGTCGATAACCCAGGCCATCACGGCCGAGGCGACTTCCGCCTGGACGGCGAACGGGTGGTCGATGGTGACGAGGCTCCCGGCACGCTGACCTTCAGCGGCCTTTCGGTGTTGCACCCGGCATTGTTCGATGGCTGCCAGGCGGGCGCTTTCAAGCTGGCACCGTTGCTGCGCCAGGCAATGGCGTCGGGCCAGGTGAGTGGCGAGCACTACTGTGGCCACTGGGTGGATGTCGGCACCCTGGAGCGCCTGGCCGAGGCCGAGCGCTTGATCGGCGAGCGCGCCTGA
- a CDS encoding PAS domain S-box protein has translation MKRLRRLLVIGWLCLPLTALARPDVLPAVALEPAQQQWLDSHRSLRVGLVLQAPYAQFDRRLQQLYGANVELVNGLGQALGLDLTWRNFADQASLEHALQAGEIDFAPGLTQTPATLRLWLFSDPYMRVPQLVVGPRTGAMAVELEKLDAESRVAVRMPSALADYLRGNYSGLNLQGVPSEREALQLVVGGQASYAVLDEAQLSRLSRESEFAELVVVGDIGLPQLLRVGSRRDWPVLADVLERGLQAMPAKELEQLHQRWLQPKYPRLSESPGFWQNLALLFGLLLLCALATLIWQRRQQRQLERSLLAARESLTERQGREEALRLSQFAIDQSTVGILWVNWDSHVRYANHAVEGMLGYAEAQLLERPLIDFEPNLTMDRWLELWKGARAGDGGARQFETQCRRADGSLLPVELSLSFLRFRDAEYLVVYLADVTERHRALAALRESEARLKGIAGNVPGLVFRLEPAPAEGEPEFPYISEGSEALVGYTPAQIQHPLMGLRNLVHPDDRANYHQVQDLAIAGDQDWSWQGRILTRQGEQRWADIKASARRLPNGRVAWDGVVWDITQGKRAEMALAQSQEQLRELSAHLESVREEEKARIAREVHDELGQMLTVLKLEVSMCELAFAELDPGLHERLGSMKRLIAQLFQLVRDVATALRPPILDAGIASAIEWQARRFEARTQIPCLVQVPDNLPALSDAKATGLFRILQEALTNVMRHAQAHSVEIELVREGGQLRMTVSDDGSGFCRDQPRPTSFGLVGVRERVLMLGGSMALDSEPGEGTSLSVAIPLE, from the coding sequence ATGAAGCGATTGCGTCGCCTGTTGGTTATCGGCTGGTTGTGCCTGCCCTTGACCGCGTTGGCACGGCCGGACGTGCTACCGGCGGTAGCACTGGAGCCTGCCCAGCAGCAATGGCTCGATAGCCACCGCAGCCTGCGTGTCGGCCTGGTGCTGCAGGCGCCCTACGCGCAGTTTGATCGCCGCCTGCAGCAGCTTTATGGCGCCAACGTCGAGTTGGTGAACGGGTTGGGGCAGGCACTGGGCCTTGATCTGACCTGGCGCAACTTCGCTGACCAGGCCAGCCTTGAACATGCGCTGCAGGCGGGTGAGATCGATTTTGCCCCAGGCCTGACGCAAACACCTGCAACCCTGCGCCTGTGGCTGTTCAGCGACCCTTACATGCGGGTGCCGCAGCTGGTGGTGGGGCCACGTACCGGGGCGATGGCCGTGGAGCTGGAAAAGCTCGATGCTGAGAGCCGGGTCGCGGTGCGTATGCCCAGCGCCTTGGCCGACTACCTGCGCGGCAATTACAGTGGCCTCAACCTGCAGGGCGTGCCCAGTGAGCGCGAGGCCTTGCAGTTGGTGGTCGGTGGCCAGGCCAGTTACGCCGTGCTAGATGAAGCACAACTGAGCCGGCTGTCACGCGAGAGCGAGTTCGCCGAACTGGTGGTGGTGGGCGATATCGGCTTGCCGCAGTTGCTGCGGGTGGGTTCGCGACGTGATTGGCCGGTGCTTGCCGATGTGCTCGAACGCGGGTTGCAGGCCATGCCGGCCAAGGAGCTGGAACAGCTTCACCAGCGCTGGTTGCAGCCTAAATACCCGCGCTTGAGCGAGTCGCCTGGTTTCTGGCAGAACCTGGCCTTGTTGTTCGGCCTGTTGCTGCTGTGTGCCCTGGCCACGCTGATATGGCAGCGTCGGCAGCAGCGCCAGCTGGAACGTAGCCTGCTGGCCGCGCGGGAAAGCCTGACCGAGCGGCAGGGGCGCGAAGAGGCGCTGCGCCTGAGCCAGTTCGCCATCGATCAGAGCACGGTGGGTATCCTCTGGGTCAACTGGGACAGCCATGTGCGTTACGCCAACCATGCGGTGGAGGGCATGCTCGGCTATGCCGAGGCCCAGTTGCTGGAGCGCCCGCTGATCGATTTCGAGCCGAACCTGACCATGGATCGCTGGCTCGAACTGTGGAAGGGGGCGCGCGCCGGCGATGGCGGTGCGCGGCAGTTCGAAACCCAGTGCCGGCGCGCCGATGGCAGCTTGTTGCCGGTGGAGTTGTCGCTCAGTTTCCTGCGCTTTCGCGATGCCGAATACCTGGTGGTGTACCTCGCCGATGTCACCGAGCGCCATCGCGCCCTGGCGGCATTGCGCGAAAGTGAAGCGCGGCTCAAGGGCATCGCAGGCAACGTGCCAGGCCTGGTGTTCCGCCTCGAGCCTGCGCCTGCCGAAGGTGAGCCGGAATTCCCTTACATCAGCGAGGGCAGCGAAGCACTGGTCGGCTACACCCCCGCGCAGATCCAGCACCCGCTGATGGGGCTGCGCAACCTCGTTCATCCAGACGATCGGGCGAACTATCACCAGGTACAGGATCTGGCTATCGCCGGCGATCAGGACTGGTCGTGGCAGGGGCGTATTCTTACCCGCCAGGGCGAGCAACGCTGGGCCGACATCAAGGCCAGTGCGCGCCGTTTGCCCAATGGCCGTGTGGCCTGGGACGGTGTCGTCTGGGACATCACCCAAGGCAAGCGTGCCGAGATGGCGTTGGCCCAGTCGCAGGAACAGCTGCGCGAACTGTCGGCGCACCTTGAAAGCGTGCGCGAAGAAGAGAAGGCCCGCATCGCCCGTGAAGTGCATGACGAGCTGGGGCAGATGTTGACCGTGCTCAAGCTGGAAGTGTCGATGTGCGAGCTGGCCTTCGCCGAACTCGACCCCGGGTTGCACGAACGCCTGGGCAGCATGAAGCGCCTGATTGCCCAGCTGTTCCAGCTGGTGCGCGACGTTGCCACCGCGCTGCGCCCACCGATCCTCGACGCGGGCATCGCCTCGGCCATCGAATGGCAGGCGCGGCGCTTCGAAGCGCGCACGCAGATACCCTGCCTGGTGCAGGTACCGGATAATCTGCCAGCATTGAGCGATGCCAAAGCCACCGGCCTGTTTCGCATCTTGCAGGAGGCGCTGACCAATGTGATGCGCCATGCCCAGGCGCACAGTGTGGAAATCGAGCTGGTGCGTGAGGGCGGGCAACTGCGCATGACCGTCAGCGACGATGGCTCCGGGTTCTGCCGTGACCAGCCCAGGCCCACATCGTTCGGCCTGGTCGGCGTGCGTGAGCGGGTGCTGATGCTCGGTGGCAGCATGGCGTTGGACAGTGAACCAGGCGAGGGCACCAGCCTGAGCGTGGCCATTCCCTTGGAGTAG
- a CDS encoding peptidylprolyl isomerase, which produces MKNKLIDRLRPVLLGAALLSGAVHAAVQPLDRVVAIVDNDVVMQSQLDQRVHEVQQTIAKRGGGVPPTGALEQQVLERLIVENLQLQIGERSGIRITDEELNQAIGTIAQRNGMSLEQFRAALAHDGLSFDDAREQVKREMIISRVRQRRVAERIQVSEQEVKNFLNSDMGKMQMSEEYRLANILIPTPEAANSDDIQKAARKVGDLYQQLRQGADFGQVAIANSASENALEGGEMGWRKAAQLPPDFAKMLSSMAVGDITQPIRIPNGFILLKLEEKRGGGENVLRDEVHVRHILIKPSEIRSEAATKQLAERLYDRIQNGEDFGELAKSFSEDPGSALNGGDLNWVDPNSLVPEFREQMANAQQGVVTKPFKTQYGWHVLEVLGRRATDSTEQAREQQAMNVLRNRKYDEELQTWLRQIRDEAYVEIKLPGADQAAQ; this is translated from the coding sequence GTGAAGAACAAGCTTATTGATCGACTGCGCCCGGTGTTGCTGGGCGCTGCATTGCTGAGTGGCGCGGTGCATGCCGCGGTACAACCCCTGGACCGCGTAGTGGCCATCGTCGACAACGACGTGGTCATGCAGAGCCAACTGGACCAGCGTGTCCACGAGGTGCAGCAAACCATCGCCAAGCGCGGCGGCGGCGTGCCGCCGACCGGCGCACTGGAGCAGCAGGTACTGGAACGCCTGATCGTCGAGAACCTGCAGTTGCAGATTGGCGAACGTTCGGGCATTCGCATCACCGACGAAGAGCTGAACCAGGCCATCGGCACCATTGCCCAGCGCAATGGCATGTCCCTGGAGCAGTTCCGCGCCGCCCTCGCCCACGACGGCCTGTCGTTCGATGATGCCCGTGAGCAGGTCAAGCGCGAGATGATCATCAGCCGCGTGCGCCAGCGCCGCGTTGCCGAGCGCATCCAGGTCTCCGAGCAGGAAGTGAAGAACTTCCTCAACTCGGACATGGGCAAGATGCAGATGTCGGAAGAGTACCGCCTGGCCAACATCCTCATCCCGACCCCGGAAGCCGCCAATTCGGACGACATCCAGAAAGCTGCGCGCAAGGTCGGCGACCTCTACCAGCAACTGCGCCAGGGCGCGGACTTCGGCCAGGTGGCGATTGCCAACTCGGCCAGCGAAAACGCCCTTGAGGGTGGTGAAATGGGCTGGCGTAAAGCCGCCCAGCTGCCACCGGACTTCGCCAAGATGCTCAGCAGCATGGCGGTAGGCGACATCACCCAGCCAATCCGCATCCCTAACGGCTTCATCCTGCTCAAGCTCGAGGAGAAGCGTGGTGGCGGCGAGAACGTGCTGCGTGACGAAGTGCATGTTCGCCACATCCTGATCAAGCCGAGCGAAATCCGCAGCGAAGCGGCCACCAAGCAGCTGGCCGAGCGCCTGTACGACCGCATCCAGAACGGTGAGGACTTCGGCGAGCTGGCGAAGAGCTTCTCGGAAGACCCGGGTTCCGCACTCAACGGCGGCGATCTCAACTGGGTCGACCCGAACAGCCTGGTACCGGAGTTCCGCGAGCAGATGGCCAACGCCCAGCAAGGTGTTGTGACCAAACCGTTCAAGACCCAGTACGGCTGGCACGTTCTGGAAGTGCTGGGCCGCCGTGCCACCGACAGCACCGAGCAGGCGCGTGAGCAACAGGCCATGAACGTGCTGCGCAACCGCAAGTACGACGAAGAGCTGCAGACCTGGCTGCGCCAGATCCGCGACGAAGCCTACGTTGAAATCAAGCTGCCTGGCGCTGACCAGGCCGCACAGTGA